One Nostoc punctiforme PCC 73102 DNA window includes the following coding sequences:
- a CDS encoding DedA family protein, whose translation MSLELISLENIQELAHNYGYWAIFLGILLENLGIPLPGETVTLVGGFLAGSDELNYWLVLGDAIMGAVIGGTCGYWIGKVSGWSFLVKVGSIFRISEVRLLTIKDQFSQNSAKAVFFGRFLALLRVFAAPLAGIAEMPFGKFFLYNFLGAVAWASLMVTLAFFAGKIVSLEQLVAWVGQFAIAALLIITALIVVPLWLESRQVKEASSEE comes from the coding sequence ATGTCTTTAGAGCTGATTTCACTAGAAAATATCCAGGAATTGGCCCATAATTACGGGTATTGGGCAATTTTTTTGGGAATTTTGCTAGAAAATTTAGGCATTCCCCTTCCTGGTGAAACCGTGACCCTTGTGGGCGGGTTTTTAGCTGGCAGCGATGAACTAAATTACTGGCTGGTTCTCGGTGACGCAATTATGGGTGCAGTAATTGGCGGCACTTGTGGTTATTGGATTGGTAAAGTTAGCGGTTGGTCTTTTCTGGTAAAAGTTGGTAGCATATTTCGGATTTCTGAAGTGCGGTTGCTGACTATTAAAGACCAATTTAGTCAAAATTCTGCTAAAGCTGTATTTTTCGGACGTTTTTTAGCATTATTGCGAGTTTTTGCGGCACCACTAGCTGGTATAGCCGAAATGCCTTTTGGAAAATTCTTTTTATACAATTTTTTAGGAGCAGTTGCTTGGGCTAGTTTGATGGTGACATTAGCTTTTTTTGCTGGCAAAATTGTCTCTTTAGAACAATTGGTTGCTTGGGTAGGTCAATTTGCGATCGCAGCTTTACTAATCATCACTGCCTTAATTGTTGTACCCCTATGGCTAGAGTCTCGCCAAGTTAAAGAAGCGAGTAGTGAAGAGTAA
- a CDS encoding argininosuccinate synthase, translating to MGRAKKVVLAYSGGVDTSVCIPYLKQEWGVEEVITLAADLGQGDELEPIREKALKSGASESLVADVKDSFVKDYAFGAIQANALYENRYPLGTALARPLIAKILVETAEKYGADAIAHGCTGKGNDQVRFDVSVTALNPNLKILAPAREWGMSREETIAYGEKFGIPSPVKKSSPYSIDKNLLGRSIEAGLLEDPSFEPPEEIYEMTKAIADTPNEPEYIKIGFHGGIPTTLNGIAKQPVELIEELNQLVGNHGVGRIDMIENRLVGIKSREIYESPAMLVLIQAHRDLESLTLTADVTHYKRGIEETYSQIVYNGLWYSPLKVALDAFIQKTQERVSGTVRVKLFKGNSTIVGRSSDSSLYTPDLATYGADDQFDHKAAEGFIYVWGLPTRIWSRQIKS from the coding sequence ATGGGTCGCGCCAAAAAGGTTGTCCTGGCATATTCTGGTGGAGTGGATACTTCCGTTTGCATCCCTTACCTCAAACAGGAGTGGGGTGTGGAAGAGGTGATTACCCTAGCAGCAGATTTAGGTCAGGGAGATGAATTAGAGCCAATTCGAGAAAAAGCTCTGAAATCGGGTGCAAGTGAATCACTCGTGGCGGATGTCAAAGACAGCTTCGTTAAAGATTACGCTTTTGGAGCGATTCAAGCCAACGCACTTTATGAAAATCGTTATCCTCTAGGAACTGCTCTTGCCCGTCCACTGATCGCTAAGATATTAGTAGAAACGGCTGAAAAATATGGTGCTGATGCGATCGCTCACGGTTGCACTGGCAAAGGTAACGATCAGGTTCGCTTTGATGTCTCTGTGACTGCCCTCAACCCCAACCTAAAAATCCTCGCACCAGCCAGAGAATGGGGTATGAGCCGTGAGGAAACCATCGCTTATGGTGAGAAGTTTGGTATCCCCTCACCAGTCAAAAAATCTTCTCCCTACAGCATTGACAAAAATTTGCTCGGTCGTAGCATTGAAGCTGGTTTACTCGAAGATCCATCATTTGAGCCACCAGAAGAAATTTATGAGATGACTAAAGCGATCGCTGACACTCCCAACGAGCCAGAGTACATCAAAATTGGTTTCCACGGTGGTATTCCCACAACCCTCAACGGTATAGCTAAACAGCCAGTTGAACTAATTGAAGAACTCAATCAGCTTGTAGGAAATCACGGTGTTGGACGGATAGATATGATTGAAAACCGTCTGGTTGGCATCAAATCGCGGGAAATCTACGAATCACCCGCGATGTTAGTGCTAATTCAGGCACATCGGGATTTAGAAAGCTTGACTTTGACGGCAGATGTCACCCATTACAAACGTGGCATTGAAGAAACTTATAGCCAAATCGTTTACAACGGTTTGTGGTACAGTCCACTCAAAGTTGCACTAGATGCCTTTATTCAAAAGACACAAGAGCGAGTCTCTGGAACTGTGCGAGTGAAGCTATTCAAGGGTAACTCCACGATAGTTGGGCGTTCGAGCGATAGTTCCCTCTATACTCCTGATTTGGCAACCTACGGAGCCGATGACCAATTTGACCATAAAGCTGCTGAAGGTTTTATCTATGTTTGGGGACTACCAACTCGCATTTGGTCGCGGCAAATAAAAAGTTAA
- a CDS encoding PEP-CTERM sorting domain-containing protein: MKLAKDISIAAFAVAISVATIVKPTQAALVNYGFTVNATSGDNPGQYFGSFQYNDSILTSIGEETLGVSNGLSIAFDYLGSQYTEASDFDYPVSPVVSFTDGNLSGLSYLVEDQFFIGNDPGNPNTGGTKFYSILSADLLSTTELGTVSYSKSTPVPEPMTLGGIAMAGAMALGMKRKKKLSGVN, translated from the coding sequence ATGAAATTAGCTAAAGATATTAGCATTGCTGCTTTTGCTGTTGCTATCTCGGTTGCTACTATTGTTAAACCGACGCAAGCTGCCTTGGTTAATTATGGTTTCACCGTGAATGCGACATCGGGCGATAATCCCGGTCAATATTTCGGCTCTTTTCAATATAATGACTCGATCTTAACCAGCATAGGTGAGGAAACTCTAGGCGTTAGCAATGGATTATCTATTGCCTTTGACTACTTGGGTAGTCAGTATACAGAGGCAAGTGATTTTGATTACCCAGTATCTCCTGTAGTCAGCTTTACAGATGGCAACCTGTCAGGACTGAGCTATTTAGTTGAAGATCAGTTTTTTATTGGTAACGATCCAGGTAATCCAAATACAGGTGGAACAAAATTTTATAGCATTCTGAGTGCTGACTTATTGTCTACAACAGAGTTGGGTACAGTAAGCTACTCTAAGAGTACACCCGTACCAGAACCGATGACTCTTGGTGGTATAGCGATGGCAGGTGCTATGGCGTTGGGAATGAAACGCAAGAAAAAACTATCTGGAGTGAATTAG